The DNA window CCAGCAGCGCGCTCGTGAGATGGGCGACCGCGTCGATCAGGTGCTCGCAGTTGTCGACGACGAGCAGGACCTGCCGGCCGTTCAACCGGTCGGCGAGCACGTCCAGGTCGTCGCGCTCGCCGCGGGCCCGGTTCGCGGGGTCGAAGAGCGCCGAGCCGCGCAGCCCGGCCGCGGCCACCACCGCGGCGCCGACCTTCGCCGGCTCGGTCACCGAGGCCAGGTCGACCAGCCAGGTGCCGTCCCGGTAGTCGCCGGCGCGCCGCCGTGCCGCCTCCAGCGCGAGCCGCGTCTTGCCGGCACCGCCCGGTCCCAGCACCGTCACCAGCCGGCCGGCGCTCAGCAGCGCGTCCACCCGCGCCAGGTCGTCGTCACGACCGATGAAACTGGTCACCGACGCCGGCAGGTTGGTCCTCGCCTCGGCGGGCAGGGGCCGCTCCCCGCGCAGCAACCGCAGGTGCCGTTCCTGCAGCGTGGCGCCCGGATCAGCGCCGAGCTCGTCGGCGAGACGCTCCCGGATGCCCTCGTACGCCGCGAGCGCGTCGGCCTGGCGGCCCTGCCCGGCGAGCGCGTCGATCAGCAGCGCGGCCACCCGCTCGTCGAGCGGATGCTCGGCGGCCAGCGCGGCGAGCCGGGTGCCGGCCCGGTCCGCCCGGCCCAGGGCGATCTCCGCCTCGGCCAGGTCGGCGGTGGCCGCCACGACGACGGCGGCCAGCCGGGTGGCCTGCGCCGGGGCGACCTCGGCGAGCTCAGGGGCGAGCGGTCCGCGCACCAGCGCGACGGCCTCGCCCAGGGTCGCGGCCGCGGCGGCCGGGTCACCGGCGCGCAGCCTGTCCCGGCCGGCGGCGGCGAGCTGCTCGAACCGGGTGACGTCCACGTCCCGCGCGGTGACCGCGAGGCGGTACCCGCCCTCGATCTGCGTCACGGTGTCGCCGCCGCCGAGCAGCCGCCGCAGCCGGGAGACCAGCGACTGCAGGGCGTTGGCCGGATCGGCGGGGCGGTCGTCGGGCCAGAGCGCGTCGGTGAGCTGGGCCGCAGCGACCGGGCGGCCACCCGCGACGGCGAGCCGGACCAGCAGGCCGCGGATCCGGGCGCCGGGCAGCGTGACCTCAGCGTCGCCCCGGCGCACGCTCAGCACGCCGAGCATCGCGACCCGCAGGCCGGCACCGGACCCTTCTCCGCTCACCGTCCGATCCTCCCCCGCCGTGTCGAGCGGCCCCCAGGTGGGTCAGTTCTCGGCGGCGTAGGCCTCCACCTTCGCGGTGTCGCCGGCGACGATCAGGATCGCCCCGTCCGGGACCGGGGTCTCCGGCCGTGCGTACACGAAATCCTCGCCGGGCCGTTTCGTGCCGACCACCGTGACCCCCCACTTACTGCGCAGCCCCAGGTCGGCGAGGGTGCGGCCACCGGCGCCGCGGGGAGCGCGGACCTTGGCGATCGCGAAGCCGTCGTCGAACTCGATGTAGTCGAGCATCCGGCCGCTGATCAGGTGCGCCACCCGCTCGCCCATCTCGGACTCGGGATAGATCACGTGGTCGGCGCCGACCGAGGAGAGGATCTTGCCGTGTTTCACGCTCGTCGCCTTCGCCCAGATCTCCGGCACGCCGAGCTCCTGGAGCGCGAGCACGGTGAGCACGCTGGTCTCCAGATTAGTGCCGATGCCGACGACGACCCGCGGGAAGTCCGGGATGCCGAGCTGGCGCAGCGCGTCCTCGTCGGTGGAGTCCGCCTCGACCACCTGGGTGAGCCGGTCCGACCAGTCGAGCACGATGCGGGGGTCGCTGTCGACGCCGAGCACCTCGTAACCGAGGTCGAGCAGGGCCTCGGCGACCGAGCCGCCGAACCTGCCCAGGCCGATCACGGCCACGTTGTCGGCATCGCGCGGGGATTTCTCAGCCAACTAGGGGTCTCTCCTCCGGGTATCGGTAGAGCCGGCGCCGGGTGTTCAGCGCGATCGCGGTGCCGACCGCGATCGTGCCGACCCGGCCCACGAACATCAGGACGACCAGGACGACCTGCGCCGACGCCGGCAGGCTGCCGGTGACGCCGGTGCTCAGCCCGACCGTCGCGAACGCCGAGGTGACCTCGAACAGCACCCGGTCGAACGGGATGTCCTCGGTCAGCGCGTCCAGCACGACGGTACCGGTCGCCACCAGCGCGACGCCCATCAGCGCCACCGTGATCGCCTGCCGCTGAGTCTCCTCGGCGATCCGGCGGTTGCGGACCACCACGTCCGGCTCGCCCCGGATCTCCGCCCAGATCACGTAGGCGAGCAGCAGGAACGTGGTGAGCTTGATGCCGCCCGCGGTGCTCGCGCTGCCGCCGCCGATGAACATCAGCCCGGTGGTGGTCGCGATCGTCTCGCTGTTCAGCTGCCCCAGGTCGACCGTGTTGAAGCCGCCCGACCGGGTCATGATGTCCTGGGTGAAAGCGGTCAGCACCTTGGCCGGGGTGCCGAGCGGGCCGAGCGTCCCCGGGTTGCGCCACTCGAAGATCAGGAACGTGAGGAAGCCGAAGACGGTGAGCAGCAGGCTGCCGGCGACGGTCAGGAACGTGTGGGTCGACCAGCACTTCGGGGTGCGCCACTCACGGGCCAGCTCGAACAGCACCGGGAAGCCGATCGAACCGGCCAGCACGCCGAACGCGAGCGGCAGGCAGATCCACGGGTCGGTGACGAACCGGACCAGGCTGTCGGGGTAGAGCGCGAATCCGGCGTTGTTGAAGGCCTGCACGGCGTGGAAGACGGCGTACCAGAGGGCGCGGCCGGGCGGATACCCGTACCCCAGCCAGAAACGCAGGGTGAGCACGACGGCGATGGCGCCTTCGCAGATGACCATGACCAATGCCACCCGGCGCAGGACGGCGGCGATGTTTCCGCCGGAGAGGCCGGCGCTCTCGGCCTGCGCCATCAGGCGCCCGCGCAGACCGAGCCGGCGGGAGACCAGCAGGCTGAGCAGCGTCGCCAGGGTCATGATGCCGAAACCGCCGATCTGCGACAGCACGGTCAGCAGCACATGGCCGAACGTGCTCCAGTAGGTCGGGGTGTCCACGACGGACAGGCCGGTGACGCAGACCGCCGAGGCGGCGGTGAAGAGCGCGGTCACCAGCGGGGCGTGACCCGGCTCGGCGCGCGCGGCAGGCAGCATCATCAGGGCCGTGCCCACCGCTATCGCGCCGAGGAACGCGAGGGGGACGATCCGAGCCGGATGCTGCCAGGGTGATCGCACCCGGAGATTATCGCCGGTGTGCCGCCCGGACGCCGGGTGGCCTACCGGTTTGTTGCAGAAATCCTGCAACAACATTTCTCTTCACATCTATGGACGCCTATGTTTTTCTAGCACTCGGGAGCGCCCCCCATCCCCAAGATCCGCATTCCCCCATGCGGATCACGCTTTAGAAATGGAGCAGAAAATGCCTGGCCGAATCTCTCGGTTCACGCTCGCGGCCGCACTGCCACTCGCCCTCGTCACCGGGGCCGGCGCCGCCTCCGCCGCACCCGTGCAGACGCTCGCCATCACCGACCTGGTCGGGTGGGCCACCCAGAACGGCGGCACCACCGGCGGCGGCAGCGCCGCGACCACGACCGTGACCAGCGCATCCGCCCTCACGACGGCGCTGGGGTCGACATCGGCGGCCACCATCCGGGTGTCCGGCACGATCAACTGCAGCGGCATGCTCCGGGTCCGGAGCAACAAGACGATCATCGGTAACGCCGGCGCCGCGATCGTCGGTTGCGGATTCAACATCAACGGCGACCGGAACGTCGTCATCCGTAACCTCTCTTTCCGGAATTGGAACGACGACGCGATCAACGTGCAGGAGTCGGCCACCAACATC is part of the Actinoplanes missouriensis 431 genome and encodes:
- a CDS encoding potassium channel family protein, encoding MAEKSPRDADNVAVIGLGRFGGSVAEALLDLGYEVLGVDSDPRIVLDWSDRLTQVVEADSTDEDALRQLGIPDFPRVVVGIGTNLETSVLTVLALQELGVPEIWAKATSVKHGKILSSVGADHVIYPESEMGERVAHLISGRMLDYIEFDDGFAIAKVRAPRGAGGRTLADLGLRSKWGVTVVGTKRPGEDFVYARPETPVPDGAILIVAGDTAKVEAYAAEN
- a CDS encoding TrkH family potassium uptake protein, encoding MRSPWQHPARIVPLAFLGAIAVGTALMMLPAARAEPGHAPLVTALFTAASAVCVTGLSVVDTPTYWSTFGHVLLTVLSQIGGFGIMTLATLLSLLVSRRLGLRGRLMAQAESAGLSGGNIAAVLRRVALVMVICEGAIAVVLTLRFWLGYGYPPGRALWYAVFHAVQAFNNAGFALYPDSLVRFVTDPWICLPLAFGVLAGSIGFPVLFELAREWRTPKCWSTHTFLTVAGSLLLTVFGFLTFLIFEWRNPGTLGPLGTPAKVLTAFTQDIMTRSGGFNTVDLGQLNSETIATTTGLMFIGGGSASTAGGIKLTTFLLLAYVIWAEIRGEPDVVVRNRRIAEETQRQAITVALMGVALVATGTVVLDALTEDIPFDRVLFEVTSAFATVGLSTGVTGSLPASAQVVLVVLMFVGRVGTIAVGTAIALNTRRRLYRYPEERPLVG